In Microbacterium pumilum, the following proteins share a genomic window:
- a CDS encoding ABC transporter ATP-binding protein, producing the protein MRDRPRGKGHVHQEGGPALSVKDLGVEFWVGGQWNAAAKHINYDLMPGKVLAIVGESGSGKSTSSMALMGLLPKNSRVTGSAKLAGRELIGAREVDLRRVRGEGIAAIFQEPMTALNPVYTIGFQISESLLTHRAGMTRKEAKDRSLELLGLVEMPDPLKAYNSYPHQLSGGQRQRAMIAQSISLDPRVLVADEPTTALDVTVQAEILDLLRHLHQKLDSAIILITHDMGVVADMADDVMVMKDGDVVEQASADKIFNAPTHPYTRALMAAVPHLGLGEASADVHDGRDNTTAALVLENASIDYPKRGRVPAFRAVAEASLTIQPGEVLGLVGESGSGKTTIARAIVGLVPIAEGTLRVAGQEMVGVDAKQLRAVRRKIGIVFQDPGSSLNPRWPVGESIGEPLELAGRDDKEIDRRIVELLDLVELPRDFRNRYPHELSGGQRQRVGIARALALDPTVLVADEPTSALDVSVQARVLELLQNIQKEKQFATLFVTHDLAVVDLLADRIAVMQHGRIVEQGTKEQILRNPKDPYTQRLLAAVPVPDPGEQRIRREARAALLASGLE; encoded by the coding sequence ATGAGAGATCGACCACGCGGCAAGGGCCACGTCCACCAGGAGGGCGGTCCAGCCCTGTCGGTGAAGGACCTGGGCGTCGAGTTCTGGGTCGGCGGTCAGTGGAACGCGGCTGCCAAGCACATCAACTACGACCTCATGCCGGGCAAGGTGCTCGCCATCGTGGGCGAGTCCGGCTCCGGCAAGAGCACGAGCTCCATGGCCCTCATGGGACTCCTCCCGAAGAACTCCCGTGTCACGGGGAGCGCGAAGCTCGCCGGCCGCGAGCTCATCGGCGCTCGCGAGGTCGACCTGCGACGAGTGCGCGGTGAGGGCATCGCGGCGATCTTCCAGGAGCCCATGACCGCACTGAACCCGGTCTACACGATCGGGTTCCAGATCTCGGAGTCGCTGCTCACGCACCGTGCGGGCATGACCCGCAAAGAGGCGAAGGACCGCTCTCTCGAGCTCCTGGGCCTCGTCGAGATGCCGGATCCGCTCAAGGCCTACAACTCGTACCCGCACCAGCTCTCCGGCGGCCAGCGGCAGCGTGCGATGATCGCTCAGTCGATCTCGCTCGACCCGCGTGTGCTCGTCGCCGACGAGCCCACCACAGCGCTCGATGTGACGGTGCAGGCGGAGATCCTCGATCTGCTGCGGCATCTGCACCAGAAGCTCGACTCCGCGATCATCCTGATCACGCACGACATGGGTGTCGTGGCCGATATGGCTGACGACGTCATGGTGATGAAGGACGGCGACGTCGTCGAGCAAGCCAGTGCGGACAAGATCTTCAATGCGCCGACCCACCCGTACACCCGTGCCCTGATGGCGGCCGTGCCGCACCTCGGCCTGGGTGAGGCGAGCGCCGACGTGCACGACGGCCGCGACAACACGACCGCGGCGCTGGTGCTCGAGAACGCCTCCATCGACTATCCGAAGCGGGGGCGCGTGCCCGCGTTCCGAGCGGTCGCCGAGGCATCCCTCACGATCCAGCCCGGCGAGGTGCTCGGGCTCGTCGGCGAGTCGGGTTCGGGCAAGACGACGATCGCCCGCGCGATCGTCGGCCTGGTTCCGATAGCCGAAGGAACGCTGCGGGTCGCCGGTCAGGAGATGGTCGGGGTCGACGCGAAGCAGCTGCGCGCCGTCCGCCGGAAGATCGGCATCGTCTTCCAGGACCCCGGTTCGTCGCTGAACCCGCGCTGGCCCGTCGGCGAGAGCATCGGCGAGCCGCTGGAGCTCGCCGGCCGGGACGACAAAGAGATCGATCGGCGCATCGTCGAGCTGCTCGACCTCGTCGAACTGCCTCGGGACTTCCGCAACCGCTATCCCCACGAGCTGTCGGGCGGTCAGCGCCAGCGTGTCGGCATCGCACGCGCACTCGCCCTCGACCCGACGGTGCTCGTCGCCGACGAGCCGACGAGCGCTCTGGATGTCTCTGTGCAGGCACGGGTACTCGAGCTGCTGCAGAACATCCAGAAGGAGAAGCAGTTCGCGACCCTCTTCGTGACGCACGACCTGGCGGTCGTCGACCTCCTCGCCGACCGCATCGCCGTGATGCAGCACGGCCGGATCGTCGAGCAGGGCACGAAAGAGCAGATCCTCCGCAACCCGAAGGACCCGTACACGCAGCGGCTCCTCGCGGCCGTCCCGGTGCCGGATCCCGGCGAGCAGCGCATCCGCCGCGAGGCGCGTGCGGCGCTCCTCGCGAGCGGGCTCGAGTAG
- a CDS encoding PH domain-containing protein — MAPPVTFRPRGGAILAAIAIAICAIGLAYVAVTEGVVSLVTWAWPIVAVAWGAWLLYIRPSVRVTDGFVEVRNIVRTYRVPWGDVEDIDSRYALTIQTVDGRRIRAWAAPAPGARQAMTTRREEVTRTPGEGDTRRPSDARGTSSGDAAEVVRRAFETYQREGGTVLPGGTVTTWDIPVIVVTILLVAGAILTLVLPHG; from the coding sequence ATGGCGCCACCGGTCACCTTCAGACCCCGCGGCGGCGCAATCCTCGCCGCCATCGCGATCGCGATCTGTGCGATCGGACTCGCCTACGTGGCAGTGACGGAGGGAGTGGTCTCTCTCGTCACGTGGGCGTGGCCGATCGTCGCCGTGGCGTGGGGCGCGTGGCTTCTCTACATCCGGCCGAGCGTCCGCGTCACGGATGGCTTCGTCGAGGTGCGCAACATCGTGCGCACCTACCGTGTGCCATGGGGCGATGTCGAAGACATCGACTCCCGTTACGCGCTGACCATCCAGACGGTGGACGGCCGCCGCATCCGCGCGTGGGCCGCGCCGGCACCCGGTGCCCGTCAGGCGATGACCACGCGTCGCGAGGAGGTCACCCGCACTCCCGGCGAAGGAGATACGCGTCGTCCGTCCGATGCGAGGGGCACCTCGTCCGGCGACGCCGCGGAGGTCGTGCGTCGCGCGTTCGAGACCTACCAGCGCGAGGGCGGCACTGTCCTGCCGGGCGGAACCGTGACCACGTGGGACATACCGGTGATCGTCGTCACGATTCTTCTGGTGGCGGGCGCGATTCTGACTCTCGTGCTGCCTCACGGCTGA
- the typA gene encoding translational GTPase TypA, with product MARALRPDLRNVAIVAHVDHGKTTLVDAMLRQTGSFGSHEHMEERAMDSNDLEREKGITILAKNTAITYRGEHATDGPVTINVIDTPGHADFGGEVERGLSMVDGVVLLVDASEGPLPQTRFVLRKALEAKLPVILLVNKTDRPDARIAEVEEEAHDLLLGLASDLIDDVPDLDVDALLDVPVVYASGRAGAASRNRPENGTLPDNDDLEPLFEAILEHVPAPSYDDEAPLQAWVTNLDSSPFLGRLALLRVFNGTLKKGQTVAWVRADGTTSNARITELLKTRALERYSAESAGPGDIVAIAGFEDITIGETIADPDDIRPLPQIHVDDPAISMTIGTNTSPLVGKVKGHKLTARMVKDRLDRELVGNVSLKVVDIGRPDAWEVQGRGELALAILVENMRREGFELTVGKPQVVTKKVDGKTYEPFEHLTIDAPEEYLGAITQLLATRKGRMEGMTNHGTGWVRMEFVVPSRGLIGFRTEFLTTTRGTGIANAISHGYEPWAGHIVTRQNGSIVADRSGVVTPFAIIALQERMSFFVQPTQEVYEGMVIGENSRNDDMDVNITKEKKLTNMRQSTSDTFEAMTPPRRLSLEESLEFARDDECVEVTPDMVRIRKVELDQTLRARNTARVKRQDANA from the coding sequence ATGGCGCGCGCCCTCCGTCCGGACCTCCGTAACGTCGCGATCGTTGCCCACGTCGACCACGGCAAGACGACCCTCGTCGACGCCATGCTGCGTCAGACCGGCTCTTTCGGCTCGCACGAGCACATGGAAGAGCGGGCCATGGACTCGAATGACCTCGAGCGCGAGAAGGGCATCACCATCCTCGCCAAGAACACGGCGATCACCTACCGCGGCGAGCACGCCACCGACGGTCCAGTGACGATCAACGTCATCGACACGCCCGGCCACGCCGACTTCGGCGGCGAGGTGGAGCGGGGCCTGTCGATGGTGGACGGCGTCGTCCTGCTCGTCGACGCGAGTGAGGGCCCCTTGCCGCAGACCCGTTTCGTGCTGCGCAAGGCGCTCGAGGCGAAGCTTCCCGTCATCCTGCTCGTCAACAAGACCGACCGTCCCGATGCGCGGATCGCCGAGGTCGAGGAAGAGGCGCACGATCTGCTGCTCGGCCTCGCCAGCGACCTCATCGACGATGTGCCCGACCTCGATGTCGATGCACTCCTCGACGTGCCAGTCGTGTACGCGAGCGGTCGCGCCGGCGCGGCATCCCGCAACCGCCCTGAGAACGGCACCCTTCCCGACAACGACGATCTCGAACCGCTGTTCGAGGCGATCCTCGAGCACGTTCCGGCTCCGTCATACGACGACGAGGCGCCGCTGCAGGCCTGGGTCACGAACCTCGACTCCAGCCCCTTCCTCGGCCGCCTCGCGCTGTTGCGGGTCTTCAACGGCACGCTCAAGAAGGGCCAGACCGTGGCCTGGGTGCGCGCCGACGGCACGACCAGCAACGCCCGCATCACCGAGCTGCTGAAGACCCGCGCCCTGGAGCGTTACTCCGCAGAGAGCGCCGGCCCCGGCGACATCGTCGCCATCGCGGGCTTCGAAGACATCACGATCGGCGAGACGATCGCCGACCCCGACGACATCCGCCCGCTGCCGCAGATCCACGTCGACGACCCGGCGATCTCGATGACGATCGGCACGAACACGTCGCCGCTCGTCGGCAAGGTCAAGGGGCACAAGCTGACCGCGCGCATGGTGAAGGACCGTCTCGACCGCGAGCTCGTCGGCAACGTGTCGCTCAAGGTCGTCGACATCGGCCGGCCCGACGCGTGGGAGGTGCAGGGCCGTGGCGAGCTGGCCCTGGCGATCCTCGTGGAGAACATGCGGCGAGAGGGCTTCGAGCTCACCGTCGGCAAGCCGCAGGTCGTCACCAAGAAGGTCGACGGAAAGACCTACGAGCCGTTCGAGCACCTCACAATCGACGCTCCGGAGGAGTACCTCGGCGCGATCACGCAGCTGCTCGCGACCCGCAAGGGCCGCATGGAGGGCATGACCAACCACGGCACGGGCTGGGTGCGCATGGAGTTCGTCGTGCCGTCCCGCGGGCTCATCGGCTTCCGCACCGAGTTCCTCACGACGACCCGCGGCACCGGCATCGCGAATGCCATCTCGCACGGCTATGAGCCCTGGGCCGGTCACATCGTGACGCGTCAGAACGGCTCGATCGTGGCCGACCGCTCCGGTGTCGTCACGCCCTTCGCGATCATCGCGCTGCAGGAGCGGATGTCGTTCTTCGTGCAGCCGACGCAGGAGGTGTACGAGGGCATGGTGATCGGTGAGAACTCGCGCAACGACGACATGGACGTGAACATCACCAAGGAGAAGAAGCTGACCAACATGCGTCAGTCGACCTCCGACACGTTCGAGGCGATGACGCCGCCGCGCAGGCTCTCGCTCGAGGAGAGCCTCGAGTTCGCGCGCGACGACGAGTGCGTCGAGGTCACGCCCGACATGGTCCGCATCCGCAAGGTCGAGCTCGACCAGACGCTCCGCGCCCGCAACACCGCGCGTGTGAAGCGCCAGGACGCCAACGCCTGA